In a genomic window of Mycolicibacter heraklionensis:
- a CDS encoding crotonase/enoyl-CoA hydratase family protein — MRHHIAPVEFDNLRTMTYEVTDRIARITFNRPEHGNAITADTPLELSALVERADLDPNVHVILVSGRGEGFCAGFDLGAYAEGSSSAGGENYRGSVLDGKTQATNHRPDQPWDPMIDYQMMSRFVRGFASLMHADKPTVVKIHGYCVAGGTDIALHADQVIAASDAKIGYPPMRVWGVPAAGLWAHRLGDQRAKRLLLTGDCITGAQAAEWGLAIEAPDPADLDERTERLVSRIAAMPVNQLIMAKLALNTALLQQGVATSRMVSTVFDGVARHTPEGHAFVADAVAHGFRDAVRHRDEPFGDYGRKASGV; from the coding sequence ATGCGGCACCACATCGCCCCGGTTGAATTCGACAACCTGCGGACGATGACCTACGAGGTCACCGACCGCATCGCCCGGATCACCTTCAACCGCCCGGAGCACGGCAACGCGATCACCGCTGACACCCCGCTGGAACTGTCGGCGCTGGTGGAGCGGGCCGATCTGGATCCGAACGTGCACGTGATCCTCGTGTCAGGCCGTGGCGAGGGATTCTGCGCCGGTTTCGACCTCGGTGCCTACGCCGAAGGTTCGTCGTCGGCTGGCGGCGAAAACTACCGGGGCAGTGTGCTCGACGGCAAGACGCAGGCGACCAACCATCGCCCGGATCAGCCGTGGGACCCGATGATCGACTATCAGATGATGAGCCGTTTCGTCCGCGGGTTCGCCTCGCTGATGCACGCCGACAAACCCACGGTGGTCAAGATCCACGGCTACTGCGTAGCCGGCGGCACCGATATCGCACTGCATGCCGACCAAGTGATCGCGGCATCCGACGCCAAGATCGGTTACCCCCCGATGCGGGTGTGGGGGGTGCCGGCGGCCGGGCTGTGGGCGCACCGGCTCGGCGACCAGCGCGCCAAGCGACTGCTGCTGACCGGAGACTGCATCACCGGAGCGCAGGCCGCCGAGTGGGGTCTGGCGATCGAGGCCCCCGACCCAGCCGATCTCGACGAGCGCACCGAACGCCTGGTGTCCCGTATCGCCGCGATGCCGGTCAACCAGCTGATCATGGCCAAGCTCGCGCTCAACACCGCACTGCTGCAGCAGGGTGTGGCCACCAGCCGGATGGTCAGCACCGTGTTCGACGGGGTGGCGCGGCACACCCCGGAGGGGCACGCATTCGTGGCCGACGCGGTGGCGCACGGGTTCCGCGACGCGGTCCGGCACCGCGACGAGCCGTTCGGGGACTACGGCCGAAAGGCCTCCGGGGTCTAG
- a CDS encoding PaaX family transcriptional regulator C-terminal domain-containing protein, translating to MPTTPARMTARSVVLSVLLGAHPASATPAELLRFTADFGIKETAMRVALTRLVAAGDLVRSVDGYGLSERLLERQRRQDAALDPQTKRWSGDWLAVVITSIGCDARTRAALRAGLSDRRFAELREGFWMRPDNLEVELGDRLSSYTRLLTARDEQPAELAAKLWDLDGWARTGHELLTAMADAEDVPGRFVVAAAMVRHLRGDPVLPPELLPRDWPGARIRSRYAEFAQELASRRDVAQRAEVL from the coding sequence ATGCCCACCACGCCAGCACGGATGACGGCGCGCTCCGTGGTGCTGTCGGTGCTGTTGGGGGCCCACCCCGCTTCGGCGACCCCGGCTGAATTGCTCAGATTCACCGCGGATTTCGGTATCAAGGAAACCGCCATGCGGGTGGCGCTGACCCGACTGGTCGCTGCGGGGGACCTGGTCCGCTCCGTCGACGGCTACGGACTGTCCGAGCGGCTGCTGGAGCGCCAGCGCAGGCAGGACGCGGCGCTTGATCCGCAGACCAAGCGCTGGAGCGGCGACTGGCTGGCAGTGGTGATCACCAGCATCGGCTGCGATGCGCGGACCAGGGCAGCATTGCGTGCGGGTCTGTCCGACCGGAGGTTCGCCGAACTGCGCGAAGGGTTTTGGATGCGTCCGGACAACCTCGAGGTCGAGTTGGGCGATCGCCTCAGCAGCTACACCAGGCTGCTCACCGCACGCGACGAGCAGCCGGCCGAGCTGGCTGCCAAGCTGTGGGATCTGGACGGTTGGGCGCGCACCGGACATGAGTTGCTCACGGCGATGGCCGACGCCGAAGACGTACCCGGCCGCTTCGTCGTTGCCGCGGCCATGGTCCGCCACCTTCGCGGCGACCCGGTGTTGCCGCCGGAACTGCTCCCGCGGGACTGGCCGGGGGCGCGGATCCGCAGTCGCTACGCGGAGTTTGCCCAAGAACTGGCTTCACGACGTGACGTCGCCCAACGAGCGGAGGTGCTATGA
- a CDS encoding crotonase/enoyl-CoA hydratase family protein — MSNAVRVERSGPVTTVILDRPHARNAVDGPTAAALYQAFDEFDRDQTASVAVLWGDHGTFCAGADLKALGTPNANQTHRSGPGPMGPTRMMLSKPVIAAVSGYAVAGGLELALWCDMRVAEDDAVFGVFCRRWGVPLIDGGTVRLPRLIGHSRAMDMILTGRAVNAEEARAIGLANRVVPKGEARSAAEQLALELAELPQGCLRSDRLSALRQWGMAESHAMDQEFESIERVADEALRGAGRFAGGAGRHGAKA; from the coding sequence ATGAGTAACGCAGTGCGGGTGGAGCGCAGCGGCCCCGTCACCACGGTGATCCTGGACCGGCCGCACGCGCGCAACGCCGTCGACGGCCCGACCGCCGCCGCGCTGTATCAGGCCTTCGACGAATTCGACCGCGACCAGACCGCTTCGGTGGCGGTGCTGTGGGGAGATCACGGAACCTTTTGCGCGGGAGCCGACCTCAAAGCATTAGGCACCCCGAACGCCAATCAGACCCATCGCAGCGGGCCCGGTCCGATGGGCCCGACCCGAATGATGTTGTCCAAACCGGTGATTGCCGCGGTGAGCGGCTACGCGGTGGCCGGCGGGCTGGAGTTGGCGCTGTGGTGCGACATGCGGGTGGCCGAGGACGATGCGGTGTTCGGGGTCTTCTGCCGGCGCTGGGGAGTTCCGCTCATCGACGGTGGCACCGTGCGGCTACCCCGCCTGATCGGCCACAGTCGGGCCATGGACATGATCCTCACCGGCCGGGCGGTGAACGCCGAGGAGGCGCGGGCGATCGGATTGGCCAATCGGGTTGTCCCCAAGGGGGAGGCTCGTTCGGCAGCCGAGCAGCTGGCCCTCGAACTGGCCGAGCTGCCGCAGGGCTGCCTGCGCTCGGACCGGTTGTCGGCGCTGCGGCAGTGGGGCATGGCCGAGTCCCATGCGATGGATCAGGAATTCGAGAGCATTGAGCGGGTGGCCGACGAGGCGCTGCGCGGGGCGGGCCGGTTCGCCGGCGGGGCCGGTCGCCACGGCGCTAAAGCCTGA
- a CDS encoding DUF3060 domain-containing protein yields the protein MTHVLRINPCSLLAGALALLAVALTGCESEAPPKSARITKNYDGRFSNTISYESFGATSAVDCADGKSLNVAGSNNKLTVRGRCEVVNVAGADNRITIERIDKTLTITGLNNSITYRGGDPKVDNRGSGNTIADKR from the coding sequence CTGCTGGCCGGCGCACTGGCGCTGCTTGCGGTCGCGCTCACCGGTTGCGAGTCGGAGGCGCCGCCCAAGTCCGCTCGGATCACCAAGAACTACGACGGGCGGTTCTCCAACACCATCAGCTATGAGTCGTTCGGCGCCACATCGGCGGTGGACTGCGCCGACGGCAAATCGCTGAACGTGGCCGGTTCGAACAACAAGCTGACGGTCCGGGGCCGCTGCGAGGTGGTGAACGTAGCCGGCGCTGACAACCGCATCACCATCGAGCGCATCGACAAGACGCTGACGATCACCGGGCTCAACAATTCCATCACCTACCGCGGGGGCGATCCGAAGGTCGACAACCGCGGGTCGGGTAACACCATCGCCGACAAGCGCTGA